A window of Neorhizobium galegae bv. orientalis str. HAMBI 540 genomic DNA:
ATCGCGACGACGCCCGGCCAAAACACCGGCATGGATTTCGGCAGCGTCATGGCCAACATGGCGACGGACACGATGAACAGCCTGAAGGGCGCGGAATCGATGTCGTTCAAGGCCATTCAGGGCAAGGCCAACACCCGTGAAGTCGTAGACGCGGTCCTTGAAGCGCAGCAGTCGCTTCAGACCGCCATGGCACTGCGCGACAAGATCGTGTCGGCCTATCTCGAAGTCACGAAAATGCAGATCTAGAGTTTGAGGACGAAGACATGAGAGCGCTTTCCGTCGCAGCAACGGGCATGGATGCCCAACAGACCAACCTCGAAGTCATCGCGAACAATATCGCGAACATCAACACGACAGGTTATAAGCGCGCCCGCGCCGAGTTCTCTGATCTGCTCTATCAGAGTGAGCGTGCCCAGGGCGTGCCGAACCGGGCCAACCAGGCGATCGTGCCGGAAGGTGCCAATATCGGCCTCGGCGTACAGACGTCCGCCGTGCGCAACATCCATACGCAGGGTGAACTGACCCACACTGAGAACGATCTCGACGTCGCGATCGTCGGCCGCGGCTGGTATCAGATCCAGACCCCGGATGGCCAGACGCTCTATAGCCGCGCCGGCGCCTTCAACAAGAATGCCCAGGGCCAGCTGGTCACGATCGACGGTTATGCGGTCGTGCCGAACATCACCTTCCCGGCAGATGTCAGCGAAACGCAGATCACCCGCACCGGCCAGGTCATGGTCCGCGTCGGCAAATCCGCGGATTTCACGGAAATCGGCCAGCTCACCACGGCCAACTTCGTCAACGAAGCCGGCCTGCAGCCGCTCGGCGACAACCTGTTTGCGCAGACCGCCGCATCCGGCGAGCCGATCGTCGCAGCCCCCGAGGATCCGGGCTTCGGTTACCTGAAGCAGGGCTATCTGGAAAGTTCCAACGTCGACGCCGTCCGCGAGATTACCGATCTGATCTCCGCCCAGCGCGCCTACGAAATGAACTCCAAGGTCATCACCACTGCCGATGAGATGGCTACGATCGTCAGCAAAAACCTGAAATAATAAACAGGAGACGGGCAGACATGAAGTTTCGCCGGAAAAATGCGATTGGCGCCAGGCTGGCCTTGCGGCTCCTGGCAGCTCTTCTCGCCGCAACGGGCTCGCCGGTTCTGGCCGGCATGGGGACGGCCGTCGTGCCGACCCAGACGATCTATCCCGGCGAAGAGATCACCGAGGGCAAGGTCGATGAGGTTCAGGTAACCAATCCGAATCTGGCCGGCGACTATGCCCGCAAGACCAGGGAAGTCGTGGGCATGGTGGCAAAGCGCACGCTGTTGGCCGGGCGTACCGTTCCGGTCTCGGCGCTACGCGAAGCCTTCGCGGTCACCCGCGGCAAGGCTGTTCGCCTGACCTTCACCATCGGCAGCATGACGATTTCGGCCTCCGGCTCGCCGCTTGAGAATGCGGCTGTCGGGGACGTCATTCGCGCGCGCAA
This region includes:
- a CDS encoding flagellar hook-basal body complex protein FliE gives rise to the protein MIDKIQNVSSLSLSNGIDEVGSTNSSVLAGGIATTPGQNTGMDFGSVMANMATDTMNSLKGAESMSFKAIQGKANTREVVDAVLEAQQSLQTAMALRDKIVSAYLEVTKMQI
- the flgG gene encoding flagellar basal-body rod protein FlgG; protein product: MRALSVAATGMDAQQTNLEVIANNIANINTTGYKRARAEFSDLLYQSERAQGVPNRANQAIVPEGANIGLGVQTSAVRNIHTQGELTHTENDLDVAIVGRGWYQIQTPDGQTLYSRAGAFNKNAQGQLVTIDGYAVVPNITFPADVSETQITRTGQVMVRVGKSADFTEIGQLTTANFVNEAGLQPLGDNLFAQTAASGEPIVAAPEDPGFGYLKQGYLESSNVDAVREITDLISAQRAYEMNSKVITTADEMATIVSKNLK
- the flgA gene encoding flagellar basal body P-ring formation chaperone FlgA; this encodes MKFRRKNAIGARLALRLLAALLAATGSPVLAGMGTAVVPTQTIYPGEEITEGKVDEVQVTNPNLAGDYARKTREVVGMVAKRTLLAGRTVPVSALREAFAVTRGKAVRLTFTIGSMTISASGSPLENAAVGDVIRARNIDSGVTVSGTVMADGTIQVMTK